The DNA region CCTGACCAACGTCTCGGATTGCCCCATGATCAAGTATCCTTCCGGGCGGAGGGCTTTGTAAAACTTCATCAAAAGCTGTTCCTGCAGGCTGCGGTCGAAATAAATGAACACGTTGCGGCAGAAAACCATATCTACATCGTTCACCATTTCCGCGGAAGTAAGGTCCAGGTATCGGTAGGTGATCAGTTTGTTTATATCGTCTTTTGTCCGGTAGATATCCTTGTCCTGATTGAAATATCTATCCAGGTATTTTTTGCTTACGTTCTTCAGGCTGTCTTTGGCGTATTCGCCCTTCTCGGCGATCTTAATGCTTTTTTTGTCCACGTCGGTGGCAATGATCTCCACGCAGAAATTCAGGATATCCGCCTGCAGCAGAGAGAGCAGTTTTATGGCTATGGTATGCGGCTCTTCCCCATTGGCGCATCCGGCCGACCATATCCGGATAGTCTTATTGTTATTCCGGGTCTTCCTGCGGATCAGTTCCGCAAAAATTATTCTTACTTTTACCCAGACCGCAGGGTCGCGGAAAAACTCGGACACATTTATGCACATGACCTCGAACAGCTTTTCGTATTCTTCAGGGTTGCGTATAAGCAGCCTGAGATAATCCGGATAGTTATCTATATTGGTCGCGCGCATCCTGATGGCGACGCGCCTTTTTAACAGCTCCTGGTGATAATGTTTGAAATCCAAGCCTCGGTCTTCTTTTATTTTCTCAAGCAGAAGTCCGAAGGTCTGCATTTTGTCCTCTTTTATTTGATGCCTGGGGTTAAGGCTGATCGTGTCGATGGCGGCAATCACCGCGCGGGCGATCTCTGCCTGATGCTCGATCCGGGTCTGTTGGATCACCGTATGCAAAGCGCCTTGTTCAGTAGTTACATATTTAGCGGGGATGCGGGAGAGGATAAAAGCCAGCATGTCATTCTTGCAGGATTGGCAGGTGCAAATATCATAACGCAGGGTCAGGGCGTTATTTAAGCAATCCTTGGCAACATCTTCTATTATATTTTTTAATTTTGTGGACATGTCTCCGGGGAGTTATTAATTACGTTTACATTATAGCATAAATCAAAAAAAAGCAATATTTATTGCTGAAAATTTTTTTCTTGCTTTTTTTGGGAAAACTCTTAAAATATATTCAAATACCATTAACATATATCAGATAGTTTTTGATGTGTATTACCGAACTGATTGAAATAGCTGAAGATAAAATATTATGTCCGAAAAACGTTTTATTATTTTGGGATATAAAGGTTTTACGCTTATTGAAGTAGTTTTAGTCGTGGTTATCATGGGAATATTGGCGGGTTTGGCTATACCCCGGCTGAACAGTTTTTACGCTATAAAGTTGAGCAGTGCGGTGAAGAAAACAGTCAGCGATATCCGGTATATTCAGCGCAAGGCTCTGACTGATAGCACTAATTGTCGTCTGGTTTTTAATGCCGGCACCGACGCATATACGGGACAGGAAGAAAAGCCCAGGGGCAGCAATAACTGGGTCAGCGTAAATGATCCGTTTACCGGCCAGGCCCTCAACGTGAATTTTCGGACCGAGCCTCAATATGCAGGGATCGATATTTCCGGTGCCTCCTTTTTTGGATCGGCGACTTTACAGTTCAATTGGCAGGGGATACCCTTGGCCCCGGGTTCTGTAACGCTTTCTTATAAGGGCGAGAGTAGTATTTTGAGCGTAGCGAACAATACGGGATACGTGAGCGTGCAATGAGACGGCTGAACAACAGGGGATTGACGTTGATCGAGCTTATAGTGATCATTGTGGTGATGGGCCTGGCTATTCCGGCTTTGATCGCCAATCTGGCTACTATTACTTGGCGTTCAACGCAATCTCAGGCGATCGGCGATTCTTTATCTTATGCCCGCAGCCTGCTGGAGGAAATAAAGGTAAAGGACTTTTCCGATCCCGATGATCCGGATAATACGACTCTGGGGGTCAATGCCGACGATGTATATCCTAACTATAACGACGTAGATGACTATAACGGTTATAATGATACCCCGGCATCCGGATTCAGCCGCAGGGTCGCGGTTGATTACGTTAATCTCAGCTCTAATCAATGGTCGGATTCCGCCGACCCTACGGATTTTAAAAGGGTCAATGTGACGGTTTCTTCAAGCGCGGGTTTTTCGGGGAATATTACGCTGGAATATGTGGCCAGCGCTTATAAATTCTTTTAGCTTTTACGCGGGTGGCAGGTTGTTAAAGGTTGGAAAGTCAAATGGTGTCACGCTTATCGAACTGGTGGTTGTGATCGCAATAGCCGGGATCCTGGCTTACGCGTCATCGGCGTATATAAAACAGGTGGTGGACCTGTGGAGGATACTTAATTTCACCGGCGAGACGGTAACCCAAGGCAAAGACGCGGTAGGAAGGATGGTCAGGGAGATCCGGGAGGTCAATAACGAGACCTGCGTGTATATCGCCAATAACGCGGAATTCAGATTCCTGAACACCACCGGAAGCAGCATAGACTTTTATATGTCGAACAATACCTTGATGCGTAACAACGATAAACTGGCCGGGAATATAAATAACCTGACCTTCACGTATTTTAATGAAACCAGCTCGGTTATCAATTCCCCTATAGTCTCGCCGCAAAAAACCGATATACGCAGGGTCGTCATTACGGTCGGGGTCAGGGACGGGGAATTCGGCAGAACGATCACGGAGCAGGCTGTTCCGCGCAACCTGGCAAATTGACCTGGGCCTATGAACAAGAAAAACCGATCTAATTTTAAAGGGATGAGCCTGGTAATAGTGATCATGGCTATGGTGATACTTGGCTCTTTGGGTTGGACTCTGGCGGTCCTGCAATCGCAGAGTTTTCAGGCTAATGTCTCGGAAGTTGATTCGCAGAGGGCGCTGGATATGGCGGAGAGCGGCAGCCAATGGGCGTTATATCAACTCCTTTCGGATACGTCCTGGAGGCAGACCAGTGCGCTGCTGCATACGCTTTATCCCGGACAGTACGAGATAATCTGCCGTAACCCTACCGTCGGCGAAACAGGTGACGCTATCATTGAATCTACCGGATATTATCCCACCAAGGCCAATTATACCGCGATGCGCAAGATTAAACTGCTGGGGAAGCTCGGCAACTTTACCCATGGCAACCAGGTAGGCGTCCAAGTCGCCGGTATCTTTGATTGGGATAATGTTTCCACTTCCGCTATCCGGATAAATTGCGATATGGTCTGCGGACATTATGAAGGCAATGACTCCAATCATACCCTGGACCAGGCCCCTGACTTTCAGGTGCCGGTCACCAGCAGACGGCGCACAGTGATGATTGAGGGGACTATGCCTATGATCGATATAGA from Candidatus Omnitrophota bacterium includes:
- a CDS encoding late competence development ComFB family protein — protein: MSTKLKNIIEDVAKDCLNNALTLRYDICTCQSCKNDMLAFILSRIPAKYVTTEQGALHTVIQQTRIEHQAEIARAVIAAIDTISLNPRHQIKEDKMQTFGLLLEKIKEDRGLDFKHYHQELLKRRVAIRMRATNIDNYPDYLRLLIRNPEEYEKLFEVMCINVSEFFRDPAVWVKVRIIFAELIRRKTRNNNKTIRIWSAGCANGEEPHTIAIKLLSLLQADILNFCVEIIATDVDKKSIKIAEKGEYAKDSLKNVSKKYLDRYFNQDKDIYRTKDDINKLITYRYLDLTSAEMVNDVDMVFCRNVFIYFDRSLQEQLLMKFYKALRPEGYLIMGQSETLVREAKTIFEEVDGNARIYQRKD
- a CDS encoding type II secretion system GspH family protein, giving the protein MLKVGKSNGVTLIELVVVIAIAGILAYASSAYIKQVVDLWRILNFTGETVTQGKDAVGRMVREIREVNNETCVYIANNAEFRFLNTTGSSIDFYMSNNTLMRNNDKLAGNINNLTFTYFNETSSVINSPIVSPQKTDIRRVVITVGVRDGEFGRTITEQAVPRNLAN
- a CDS encoding type II secretion system GspH family protein; its protein translation is MRRLNNRGLTLIELIVIIVVMGLAIPALIANLATITWRSTQSQAIGDSLSYARSLLEEIKVKDFSDPDDPDNTTLGVNADDVYPNYNDVDDYNGYNDTPASGFSRRVAVDYVNLSSNQWSDSADPTDFKRVNVTVSSSAGFSGNITLEYVASAYKFF
- a CDS encoding prepilin-type N-terminal cleavage/methylation domain-containing protein, whose translation is MSEKRFIILGYKGFTLIEVVLVVVIMGILAGLAIPRLNSFYAIKLSSAVKKTVSDIRYIQRKALTDSTNCRLVFNAGTDAYTGQEEKPRGSNNWVSVNDPFTGQALNVNFRTEPQYAGIDISGASFFGSATLQFNWQGIPLAPGSVTLSYKGESSILSVANNTGYVSVQ